The following is a genomic window from Desulfobacterales bacterium.
TTAAACGTGCCCAACTGGCGGCAGCAGATCTGTCGCTGGCCTTTAAAGGCAAAGGGCTGGGCCGATTTGAAGATCTGGATGACTTAACCATTTTCGCTGACAATCTGGTGCCGCATGTATTGCGGGTGGACAAGATTCTCAATTATTCAGGCTTGTTAAGGGCTCGGATCGAAGCTGGCCTGCGGATTGCGGCCGGCTCGAAGGAGGAAATCGAAATCCGGGCCTGCGCCCTGCATGCGGTTGAGCTGATCAAAGCGGCGCTTCTGGCATCCGGGCAAACGATCAACGCCATGACACTGGATTTTTTGCTGTGGAATCGCGGTCAGCTCCCGACCTATAAAGCCATCCCACGCCATCGCACCCGTACCCTGTTTTATTAAGCCCAATTCACCGCATCACTACAGGGCCGGTCATTGATAGCGATTTGACCGGCCGCATTTCATCAAAAATTTGCAAAATACCGGATTTATCTGTTAAAATTATAAGATAGCAACCACTTAGGACACCGCAGGTTCGTTTTTGGAAGCATAATCAGACAGCACGATATCAATCCATCTGTCTCACCGCTTGCATCGGATAAGCATAAAGATTTTCAACAAATTGCCGATAATTAGATAATGCCGGTAAGACATTCATTGGGCAGATGGCAGACTGCTGCTGTTCAATGCCAAGTTCGTCGATTGCAGGAACTTCAATGAAACCCAATCGGATCCGCTTGACCGCTGTCAGACAACAATTGTTTACACCTGTGCTGGCGCCTGCGATGCAAAACCGCTGGGTGTTGCTCCTGCTGGGCGCCGCAATCGTGTTTCAGGTAGCAGTCGCCGCCATGGCGTCCACAGCCTGGCAATGTCCGCTAAAATCAACGCTGGGCATCGCCTGTCCCGGCTGTGGTCTGACTCGGGCAATGGTTTTGCTGGTACAGGGAAAATGGCTGGATGCCGTTCATTTACACGCATTTGCCCCGATCGCAGTGGGCATCGCTGCGCTGCTGATAACGGGCATGCTGTTGCCGAATGCATTGCGCCACAGGGCAGCAGAAACGCTGGCAGCTTTTGAAAGCCGCAGTGGGATTGTCGTCTGGCTGGTGTTAAGTGTGCTGATCTACTGGGTATGCCGCTTGATGATTTTCAATTCAATACATTAAGACCGTCGCGGTAAAATTTTAAAATATGGGGGGCACTCCGCTCAGGAGCGAAAATAAACAGGAGAGGTAAACCATGACAGATATAATTCTCAGTTTTGTATTTCCAGTGTTGAATTTTATCGGCTTTATTGTCTGCATCGTTGTTTTGATCAAACAATTCAAGCATGCCGGAGTGTTACATGGTATCCTCGGCATTATCACCTGCTCGTTGTGGACCTTTATCTGGGGTTGGATCAAACACAAAAACCTGGCGTTGACGAAGCTGATGATTACCTGGACCGTTGTTACGGTGGTACCCCTATTAATGATTCCGGTGTTTGGCGCAGCGATGTTTGGCGAAGTTTACAAAATAATGAATGAAATTAAAAACGACCCGAACCTGGTGGTGAAGCAGGACAGGGACAAGATGGCCGTGCCGGGGATCAAACGCAATAAATCACGGAAAAGGCCCCCAAAACGCAACGTCAACAGAGCCCAAAAGGACTGGAGCGCTGAGGCCATGGCACTGTGGCAAAACGGGCAATACAGCGACCCGAACAGGGCCAAGCAATACTGGGACAAGGCCATTGCTGCCAATCCCAAGGTTGCCGAAGCATATAACAACCGGGGTTTGGCGCTTTACAACCTAAAGCAGCACCAACAGGCCATTGTTGACTTCAACCAGGCCATTCAGATCAATCCGAAATATACCGAGGCCTATAACAATCGCGGCAATGCCTATTATGCTATGGAGCAATACCAGCAGGCCGAGGCCCAATTTTCGGAGAGTATTATGCTCAATCCCAAATACGCCAAGGCGCATCTAAACCGGGGTCTGGCCAAGTTCCAGATGCAAAAAATCCCCGAATCCTGCAGTGATTTCAAGCGCGCCTGCAACCTGGGCGATTGTGACGGATTGCAGTGGGCGACGCAGAATGGACACTGCAAGTAACCTTCTTTATATCAATCGGTTTGCCGGTTGCCGGTTGAGC
Proteins encoded in this region:
- a CDS encoding DUF2752 domain-containing protein; the protein is MKPNRIRLTAVRQQLFTPVLAPAMQNRWVLLLLGAAIVFQVAVAAMASTAWQCPLKSTLGIACPGCGLTRAMVLLVQGKWLDAVHLHAFAPIAVGIAALLITGMLLPNALRHRAAETLAAFESRSGIVVWLVLSVLIYWVCRLMIFNSIH
- a CDS encoding tetratricopeptide repeat protein, producing MTDIILSFVFPVLNFIGFIVCIVVLIKQFKHAGVLHGILGIITCSLWTFIWGWIKHKNLALTKLMITWTVVTVVPLLMIPVFGAAMFGEVYKIMNEIKNDPNLVVKQDRDKMAVPGIKRNKSRKRPPKRNVNRAQKDWSAEAMALWQNGQYSDPNRAKQYWDKAIAANPKVAEAYNNRGLALYNLKQHQQAIVDFNQAIQINPKYTEAYNNRGNAYYAMEQYQQAEAQFSESIMLNPKYAKAHLNRGLAKFQMQKIPESCSDFKRACNLGDCDGLQWATQNGHCK